The following are from one region of the Hymenobacter radiodurans genome:
- a CDS encoding ArnT family glycosyltransferase: protein MPRSRSAPTLTQHLVRLLLVLAVSALPLFWLLGSLPAQQWDESRTGLNALEMLRSNNWLVLTHRGEPDLWNSKPPLAPWLMALSFKLLGPTEVALRLPSALAALATVLVVYFAGSRWLGSWRAGLLAALILLTTQGYVTLHVSRTGDFDALLTLWTTLGTLSWLAYLATGRTRHAWGTGAAFALAVLTKGIAGLLFGPGIILATLLTGQLRRLRKFSPSGAFLLILGTGITWYAVRELIAPGYLAGVWQYEVGGPAGEALEGHGHPVYWYLSKLAETKFQAWLVAALIGMGLGWWMPRRSRGWWLSRVLGSVAVAFLLVISAVQTQLLWYDAPIYPLLALLAAGGLVWTGRAVAAHYHRYPSPTARLAAVLLIAALPYGVQLLLIRRSTDVALRNSSLLYGRHLRAQAKQLPHLREYMLGDNGIFNDSPEFYMAAVTTQYGHRITRVGPWQVGWATPPRIVVACGAKAWRPWQQYYQTRVLFRTDSCVTFRLEARR from the coding sequence TTGCCACGCTCTCGCTCCGCTCCCACCCTTACGCAGCATCTGGTTCGGCTCCTGCTGGTGCTAGCCGTTTCCGCTTTACCCTTGTTTTGGCTGCTGGGCAGCTTACCCGCCCAACAGTGGGATGAGTCGCGCACCGGTCTCAATGCCCTTGAGATGCTGCGGAGCAACAACTGGCTGGTGCTCACTCACCGCGGCGAGCCCGACCTCTGGAACAGCAAACCACCCTTGGCTCCGTGGCTCATGGCGCTCAGCTTTAAGCTATTAGGACCCACAGAAGTAGCTCTGCGCTTGCCCTCGGCGCTAGCAGCGCTGGCCACAGTACTGGTGGTATATTTTGCTGGCAGCCGATGGCTGGGGAGCTGGCGGGCGGGCCTATTGGCCGCCCTGATTCTGTTGACAACGCAGGGCTACGTGACCTTACACGTTTCGCGTACCGGCGACTTTGATGCCCTACTCACCCTGTGGACTACGCTGGGCACACTCAGCTGGCTGGCCTATCTGGCTACGGGCCGTACCCGCCATGCTTGGGGAACAGGTGCGGCCTTTGCGTTGGCAGTCTTGACGAAAGGCATTGCGGGGCTGCTGTTTGGGCCCGGTATCATTCTAGCAACCTTATTGACAGGGCAGCTGCGCCGATTACGCAAATTTTCTCCTTCGGGGGCTTTTTTGCTGATTTTAGGTACTGGAATTACCTGGTATGCCGTGCGTGAGTTGATTGCGCCCGGCTATCTGGCTGGCGTGTGGCAGTATGAGGTAGGCGGGCCAGCTGGGGAGGCACTGGAAGGTCACGGCCATCCGGTTTACTGGTACTTAAGCAAGCTGGCCGAAACGAAGTTTCAGGCGTGGCTGGTGGCAGCCCTGATAGGCATGGGGCTGGGCTGGTGGATGCCGCGCCGCAGTCGGGGCTGGTGGCTAAGTCGGGTACTAGGTAGTGTCGCAGTTGCGTTTCTGTTGGTTATATCGGCAGTCCAAACCCAGCTTCTGTGGTACGATGCGCCCATTTATCCATTGCTGGCTCTGCTGGCCGCTGGTGGCTTGGTATGGACAGGGCGTGCCGTGGCGGCTCATTACCACCGTTATCCTTCGCCCACCGCTCGGTTAGCGGCGGTGTTGCTGATAGCAGCCCTACCCTACGGCGTTCAGCTATTGCTCATCCGTCGCTCTACCGATGTGGCTCTGCGTAACTCGTCCTTACTATACGGTCGTCATTTGCGGGCACAGGCCAAGCAGCTTCCTCACCTGCGTGAGTACATGTTGGGCGACAACGGTATTTTTAATGACAGCCCCGAATTTTATATGGCCGCCGTCACGACGCAATATGGCCACCGCATCACGCGGGTGGGGCCTTGGCAGGTCGGTTGGGCCACTCCTCCCCGCATTGTAGTTGCTTGCGGAGCCAAAGCTTGGCGGCCATGGCAACAGTACTACCAAACCCGCGTTCTATTCCGCACCGACTCCTGCGTAACGTTCCGGCTGGAGGCGCGCCGCTGA
- a CDS encoding alpha-ketoacid dehydrogenase subunit alpha/beta, which produces MSVAIPALQFDRKEYTQEVLLHLYQGLLKPRLIEEKMLILLRQGKVSKWFSGIGQEAISVGSTLALEADEYILPLHRNLGVFTGRNVPLDQLFAQWQGKTTGFTKGRDRSFHFGTNEHHIVGMISHLGPQLAVADGIALADLLDKNPKVTLVYSGDGGASEGDFHEALNVAAVWQLPVIFMIENNGYGLSTPSREQFRFGSFVDKGPAYGMEAVQVDGNNVLAVYDTVRRLAEDMRQNPRPVLVEALTFRMRGHEEASGTKYVPQELFEEWTKKDPVTTYEQWLLREGILDEEAKMRFRETIKREIEEGLRVADAVPMPTANIADEIADMYRPFEAPAHEPAENAPQTDKRYVDAISDALRQSMERFPELVLMGQDIADYGGVFKITDGFVAQFGKERVRNTPLCESAILGAGLGLSIKKKKAMVEMQFADFVTCGFNQIVNNLAKSHYRWGQNADVVVRMPTGAGSAAGPFHSQSNEAWFVHTPGLKVVFPSNPYDAKGLLNAAIEDPNPIMYFEHKLLYRSVSGPVPDEYYTVPIGKAKVVREGDTLSIITYGLGVHWATRLAEEMDLDADILDLRTLLPWDEEAVRQTVEKTGRVLILHEDTLTGGLGGEIAAWIAEHCFEHLDGPVQRVASLDTAIPFSPPLEQAFLPQQRLRERVEKLLAY; this is translated from the coding sequence ATGTCAGTAGCTATCCCCGCCCTTCAGTTCGACCGGAAAGAGTATACTCAAGAAGTACTATTGCACTTATACCAAGGCCTGTTGAAGCCCCGCCTTATTGAAGAAAAAATGCTCATCCTGCTGCGTCAGGGCAAAGTGAGCAAGTGGTTTTCGGGTATCGGGCAGGAGGCCATTTCGGTGGGTAGCACACTAGCGCTGGAAGCCGACGAGTATATTCTGCCCCTGCACCGCAATCTGGGCGTATTTACGGGCCGCAATGTACCGCTGGATCAGTTGTTTGCGCAGTGGCAAGGCAAGACCACCGGCTTCACGAAAGGTCGCGACCGTAGCTTTCACTTCGGTACCAACGAGCACCACATTGTGGGCATGATCAGCCACTTAGGTCCCCAGTTAGCCGTGGCCGACGGTATTGCGCTGGCCGATTTGCTCGATAAAAACCCGAAAGTAACGTTAGTGTACAGCGGCGACGGTGGAGCATCGGAGGGCGACTTCCATGAGGCGCTGAACGTAGCGGCAGTGTGGCAGTTGCCCGTCATTTTTATGATTGAAAACAACGGCTATGGCCTCAGTACGCCTAGTCGGGAGCAATTTCGGTTCGGCTCATTCGTGGACAAAGGCCCGGCATACGGCATGGAAGCGGTACAGGTAGATGGCAACAACGTGCTGGCCGTGTACGACACCGTGCGCCGCCTCGCTGAGGATATGCGTCAGAACCCCCGGCCCGTGCTGGTAGAGGCGCTGACCTTCCGTATGCGCGGGCACGAGGAAGCTTCGGGGACCAAATATGTCCCCCAGGAGCTGTTTGAAGAGTGGACCAAGAAAGACCCCGTGACTACCTATGAGCAGTGGTTGTTGCGTGAAGGTATTTTGGATGAAGAAGCCAAGATGCGCTTCCGCGAAACCATTAAGCGGGAAATAGAGGAAGGGCTGCGCGTGGCCGACGCCGTGCCCATGCCAACAGCCAACATAGCGGATGAAATAGCCGATATGTACCGTCCCTTCGAAGCGCCTGCCCACGAACCCGCCGAAAATGCCCCCCAGACCGACAAACGTTACGTGGACGCTATCAGCGACGCCCTGCGCCAGAGCATGGAGCGCTTCCCCGAGTTGGTGCTCATGGGCCAAGATATTGCCGACTACGGCGGCGTGTTTAAAATAACGGATGGCTTTGTGGCGCAGTTTGGCAAAGAGCGGGTGCGCAATACACCGCTGTGCGAGTCAGCCATTTTGGGCGCGGGCCTCGGACTATCTATCAAAAAGAAGAAAGCCATGGTGGAAATGCAGTTCGCTGATTTTGTGACCTGTGGCTTCAACCAAATTGTGAATAACCTGGCCAAAAGCCATTACCGCTGGGGTCAAAACGCCGATGTAGTGGTGCGCATGCCCACCGGCGCTGGTTCAGCAGCGGGACCGTTTCACTCCCAAAGCAATGAAGCTTGGTTTGTGCACACGCCGGGCCTGAAAGTTGTTTTTCCCAGCAACCCTTACGATGCTAAGGGCCTGCTGAACGCTGCCATTGAAGACCCAAACCCTATTATGTACTTCGAGCACAAACTGCTCTACCGTTCGGTAAGTGGGCCAGTGCCGGATGAGTATTACACGGTGCCTATTGGCAAAGCTAAGGTGGTGCGCGAAGGTGATACGCTCAGCATCATCACCTACGGTTTGGGGGTGCATTGGGCTACTCGACTCGCCGAAGAAATGGACCTTGATGCCGACATCTTGGACCTACGCACGCTGTTGCCTTGGGATGAAGAAGCCGTGCGCCAGACGGTGGAAAAAACTGGCCGGGTGCTGATACTCCACGAAGATACCCTCACGGGTGGTCTGGGGGGCGAAATTGCGGCCTGGATTGCCGAGCATTGCTTTGAACACCTCGACGGCCCTGTGCAGCGCGTCGCTTCTCTTGATACAGCCATTCCATTCTCGCCGCCACTGGAGCAGGCTTTCCTTCCGCAACAACGTTTGCGCGAGAGGGTAGAAAAGCTGCTCGCTTACTAG
- the ytxJ gene encoding bacillithiol system redox-active protein YtxJ, giving the protein MIPWQQLTQADQLTDIARESHEQPVLIFKHSTTCSISAAAKSKLERQWADAGLGDAKIYYLDLLRFRPISGAIAETFGVRHESPQLLLIQDGECSYNASHMGIRLSEVKSLLSA; this is encoded by the coding sequence ATGATTCCTTGGCAACAGCTCACCCAAGCAGACCAACTGACTGACATTGCCCGCGAGTCGCACGAGCAGCCAGTTCTCATTTTCAAGCACAGTACTACCTGCTCTATCAGCGCGGCAGCGAAAAGCAAGCTAGAGCGTCAATGGGCCGATGCTGGCCTGGGTGATGCTAAAATTTATTACTTGGACTTGTTGCGCTTTCGCCCCATTTCCGGCGCCATCGCCGAAACGTTTGGTGTACGCCACGAGTCTCCTCAACTCCTGCTTATTCAGGATGGCGAGTGTAGCTACAATGCATCCCACATGGGTATTCGCCTCAGCGAGGTGAAAAGCCTACTCAGCGCCTAA
- a CDS encoding OsmC family protein — protein MSTATARYTGQLRTEATHSASSNVIFTDAPLDNHGRGEGFSPTDLVSTALGSCMMTIMGIVADRSGLDLTSTTFSVTKHMASEPRRIAQIDVHFQMPATLSAKDRAVLENAARTCPVALSLNPEIRQQVHFSYE, from the coding sequence ATGAGCACCGCCACCGCCCGCTATACGGGTCAATTACGCACCGAAGCCACGCACAGTGCTTCCAGCAACGTTATTTTCACTGATGCTCCCCTAGATAACCACGGTCGGGGCGAGGGGTTTTCACCCACCGATTTGGTAAGCACGGCGCTTGGCAGCTGCATGATGACCATCATGGGAATTGTGGCTGACCGCAGCGGCCTCGACCTCACTTCCACAACCTTCTCCGTAACCAAGCACATGGCGAGCGAGCCCCGCCGTATAGCTCAGATCGATGTTCATTTTCAGATGCCCGCTACGCTTTCGGCGAAAGACCGTGCAGTGCTCGAAAACGCAGCGCGTACTTGCCCCGTGGCGCTCAGTCTGAACCCGGAAATTCGCCAGCAGGTTCACTTCTCTTACGAGTAG
- the lipA gene encoding lipoyl synthase produces the protein MLTLPIIQPEPAAPARPRKPDWLRVKLPVGPEYAKVRRLVDEHKLHTICESGNCPNMGECWGAGTATFMILGNVCTRSCSFCAVATGRPNEYDTDEPRRVAEAIQLMGVKHAVITSVNRDELKDRGASIWLETVVRIKQLSPTTTIETLIPDVKANWEALDTMIAGGQEVVSHNVETVGSLYRLVRPQAKYDRSLEQIRRTKAAGKRTKSGIMLGLGEKKEEMYKAMDDLAANGLDILTLGQYLQPTKRHLEVAEFIHPDLFAHYREEGLARGLKYVESGPLVRSSYHAERHVNVPI, from the coding sequence TTGCTGACCTTACCTATTATTCAGCCCGAGCCGGCGGCCCCGGCCCGGCCACGCAAGCCTGACTGGCTGCGCGTAAAACTCCCCGTCGGCCCCGAGTATGCTAAAGTTCGTCGGCTTGTAGATGAGCATAAGCTGCATACCATTTGCGAAAGCGGCAATTGCCCCAATATGGGCGAGTGCTGGGGCGCTGGTACGGCCACCTTTATGATTCTGGGCAATGTGTGCACACGCTCTTGCTCGTTCTGCGCCGTGGCCACCGGTCGCCCCAATGAATATGACACCGACGAGCCCCGTCGCGTAGCCGAAGCCATTCAACTGATGGGCGTGAAGCATGCCGTAATCACCTCCGTGAACCGCGATGAGCTGAAAGACCGTGGAGCCAGCATTTGGCTGGAAACGGTGGTGCGCATAAAGCAGCTGTCGCCTACTACCACCATCGAAACGTTGATTCCGGACGTGAAAGCCAACTGGGAAGCATTGGATACCATGATTGCTGGCGGTCAGGAGGTAGTATCACACAATGTCGAAACTGTGGGCAGCTTGTACCGTTTGGTGCGCCCGCAGGCCAAATACGACCGCTCACTGGAGCAGATTCGTCGGACCAAGGCCGCTGGTAAGCGCACGAAATCGGGCATTATGCTGGGTTTGGGCGAAAAGAAGGAGGAGATGTATAAGGCCATGGACGACCTCGCCGCCAATGGTCTCGACATCCTGACCCTGGGCCAGTACCTCCAGCCTACAAAGCGCCACTTAGAAGTGGCCGAGTTTATTCACCCCGATCTGTTTGCTCACTACCGCGAGGAAGGTCTTGCGCGTGGCCTAAAGTATGTCGAGTCGGGGCCGCTGGTGCGCAGCAGCTACCACGCAGAACGCCATGTAAACGTGCCGATTTAA
- a CDS encoding DUF805 domain-containing protein, giving the protein MFRGRLRRRAFWGRVAALYTGFLLTYAGLDWWVYHQSDKKDYAMLALVFLLVVTTALVVVQTVKRLHDTNLIGWWWLLVVPIIGNLFGAGIPLVDGTAGPNRFGPDPKKRLAYSPPANAENLPII; this is encoded by the coding sequence ATGTTTCGTGGACGGCTGCGCCGTCGGGCTTTCTGGGGCAGAGTCGCTGCCCTCTACACTGGATTCCTGCTGACTTACGCCGGCCTTGATTGGTGGGTATATCACCAATCGGATAAGAAAGATTATGCGATGTTGGCGCTGGTATTTCTGCTTGTTGTAACTACGGCCTTGGTTGTTGTCCAGACTGTCAAACGCCTGCATGATACCAACCTGATAGGATGGTGGTGGCTGCTGGTAGTACCAATAATAGGAAATCTGTTTGGGGCTGGAATCCCGCTGGTAGACGGCACAGCCGGACCTAACCGCTTCGGCCCCGATCCTAAAAAGCGCCTTGCTTACAGCCCACCTGCCAACGCTGAAAATTTGCCCATTATATAA
- a CDS encoding DUF4136 domain-containing protein — MNAFTSLFRRPVTLVAVGLSLLLGATSCSSARVGVTSDYDHSVNFRTFKTWSWYPQQTADAEGGPARGYESFLDKRMRAAVETEMKKKGLTYAEQSPDLYVAYNAKVEDKQQVSPYYGGYGYPYYGYGMYGRGPYSPVTQYKAGTVIIDLVDAKRKELAWRGQGQAQIDKNTISEEEVYRIVGGILENYPPQEGTNSNARR, encoded by the coding sequence ATGAACGCATTCACAAGTTTATTCCGCCGTCCGGTTACTTTGGTAGCCGTAGGCTTATCACTGTTATTGGGCGCTACCAGTTGCTCTTCTGCTCGGGTAGGCGTCACTTCCGACTACGACCACTCAGTTAATTTCCGCACCTTCAAAACGTGGTCGTGGTATCCGCAGCAAACCGCTGATGCTGAGGGCGGTCCGGCCCGTGGCTACGAGTCCTTCCTCGACAAGCGTATGCGGGCCGCGGTAGAAACCGAAATGAAGAAAAAAGGCCTTACCTACGCCGAGCAAAGCCCCGATTTGTACGTTGCTTACAACGCCAAAGTAGAGGATAAGCAACAGGTTTCGCCTTATTATGGTGGCTATGGCTATCCTTACTATGGCTATGGCATGTACGGCCGCGGTCCATATTCGCCTGTAACTCAGTACAAAGCTGGCACCGTCATCATCGACCTTGTAGATGCTAAGCGCAAGGAATTGGCGTGGCGCGGCCAGGGCCAAGCGCAGATAGATAAGAACACCATCTCTGAGGAGGAAGTGTACCGCATTGTGGGGGGCATTTTAGAGAATTATCCTCCCCAGGAAGGGACCAATTCTAACGCCCGTCGTTAA
- a CDS encoding NAD(P)-dependent oxidoreductase: protein MRPLTIGIIREGKTLPDLRVTLTPKKCVEAETLFPGLRIVVQESSVRSFKDQEYRDLGIEVRPEVSDCDILLGVKEVPPDKLIPNKTYMFFSHTVKKQPANRELLQQVLKKNITLIDYELLTNEQGERIVAFGRWAGIVGAYNGLLTYGRKHNLYELKPAYQCIDMEDMQEEFFKVKKLPPIKMAVTGSGRVAQGAVEVLDKMGIRRVSVYDYLYLDFHEPVYTQLRSSDYNRRRDGRVWDTPDFHRNPQEYESTFGAFLHVTDLLLACAYWHPAAPKLFSEADTQRPDFRINTIADITCDVNGSVPTTKRSTSIQDPAFDYNPQTGELESPYSSPTNITVMAVDNLPCELPRNASRDFGRQLLDNVFPYLVSDKPEPIIERATIAAGGKLTERYAYLADYVAD from the coding sequence ATGCGCCCCTTAACCATTGGTATCATTCGCGAAGGAAAAACGCTCCCCGACCTGCGCGTGACGCTCACCCCCAAAAAATGCGTGGAGGCCGAAACGCTATTTCCCGGCCTACGCATTGTGGTGCAAGAATCCTCCGTGCGCAGCTTTAAAGACCAGGAGTACCGCGACTTAGGTATTGAAGTTCGCCCGGAAGTGTCGGACTGCGACATACTGCTAGGGGTGAAAGAGGTGCCACCCGACAAGCTCATTCCGAACAAAACCTATATGTTTTTCTCGCACACCGTGAAGAAGCAGCCGGCCAACCGGGAGCTGTTGCAGCAGGTCTTAAAGAAGAATATCACGCTGATTGACTATGAGTTACTGACCAATGAGCAAGGTGAGCGAATCGTGGCTTTTGGGCGCTGGGCCGGTATTGTGGGCGCTTATAACGGACTGCTGACGTATGGGCGCAAGCACAACTTGTATGAACTGAAACCGGCCTACCAATGCATCGACATGGAGGATATGCAGGAGGAGTTCTTCAAAGTCAAAAAATTGCCCCCCATCAAGATGGCCGTGACGGGGTCGGGGCGGGTGGCGCAGGGCGCGGTGGAGGTGCTCGACAAAATGGGGATCCGACGGGTGAGTGTTTACGATTATCTGTACCTGGATTTCCACGAGCCCGTGTATACCCAGCTTAGAAGCAGCGACTACAACCGCCGCCGCGACGGCCGCGTGTGGGATACGCCCGATTTTCACCGCAATCCGCAGGAGTACGAATCTACGTTTGGGGCTTTTCTGCATGTTACTGATTTGCTGCTAGCCTGTGCCTACTGGCACCCAGCGGCGCCTAAGCTGTTCAGCGAAGCGGACACGCAACGACCAGATTTTCGCATCAATACCATCGCCGATATCACTTGCGACGTGAATGGCTCCGTTCCTACTACCAAGCGGAGCACCAGCATTCAGGATCCGGCCTTTGACTACAATCCGCAGACCGGCGAGTTGGAGTCGCCCTACTCCAGTCCTACCAATATCACGGTGATGGCCGTGGATAACCTTCCCTGCGAGCTACCCCGCAACGCCAGCCGCGACTTCGGCCGGCAGCTGCTAGACAATGTGTTTCCGTATTTAGTGAGCGACAAACCCGAGCCGATTATCGAGCGGGCTACCATCGCGGCGGGGGGCAAATTGACGGAACGCTACGCGTATCTGGCTGATTACGTGGCCGACTAG
- a CDS encoding DUF1206 domain-containing protein, with protein MPVSTWFFLSALFLLSSYVNFLTHFFSTSLPSSGIKALARFGFAAKGVVYIVLGTLAVMAATGTQGGKTADKEQALQTIQDLPFGRFLLGLVAFGLLGYVIWRLVQAFRDTEDKGSDAKGLARRLGYAGSGLLYTGIAYTAGRAAFSGGAADNGGGSTQQSIVAKILDQPYGQWLVGAVALGVIGAGLYQIYRAYSGKFAKHVNSSSLPADQQKIVFRTGQIGYTARGIVMAIIGYFLLQAAMQSNSGKAQGTEGAFDLLASMGPVVLAIVALGLMAYGVYMLVQAKYPVLRGV; from the coding sequence TTGCCCGTTTCCACCTGGTTCTTTCTTTCCGCTCTTTTTCTACTTTCCAGCTATGTCAACTTCCTCACTCACTTCTTCTCTACCTCACTCCCCTCGTCGGGCATCAAAGCATTGGCCCGATTTGGCTTTGCAGCCAAAGGCGTCGTGTATATTGTGTTGGGTACCCTTGCGGTAATGGCCGCTACGGGTACGCAGGGGGGCAAAACAGCTGATAAGGAGCAGGCCCTGCAAACCATTCAGGATCTGCCCTTTGGTCGGTTTCTCCTAGGCTTGGTTGCTTTCGGCTTGCTAGGCTACGTTATCTGGCGCTTAGTGCAGGCCTTTCGCGATACGGAAGATAAGGGCTCCGACGCCAAGGGTCTGGCTCGCAGATTAGGCTATGCAGGCAGTGGATTGCTTTATACCGGTATTGCCTATACGGCGGGCCGGGCTGCATTCAGCGGCGGGGCCGCCGACAATGGTGGAGGCAGCACCCAACAGTCGATAGTGGCAAAAATATTGGACCAGCCGTATGGTCAGTGGCTGGTCGGCGCCGTTGCGCTAGGTGTTATTGGGGCAGGCCTGTACCAGATTTACCGGGCCTACTCGGGCAAGTTTGCCAAGCATGTGAATAGCAGCAGCCTTCCCGCCGACCAACAGAAGATCGTATTTCGCACGGGCCAGATTGGCTACACGGCTCGGGGTATTGTAATGGCAATTATCGGCTATTTCCTCCTGCAGGCCGCCATGCAGTCTAACTCAGGCAAAGCTCAGGGTACTGAAGGCGCCTTCGACTTGCTGGCCAGCATGGGCCCCGTTGTACTCGCCATTGTCGCCTTGGGTCTGATGGCCTATGGTGTGTATATGCTGGTGCAGGCTAAATACCCCGTGCTGCGCGGCGTATAA